The Alosa sapidissima isolate fAloSap1 chromosome 16, fAloSap1.pri, whole genome shotgun sequence genome has a segment encoding these proteins:
- the bmpr1aa gene encoding bone morphogenetic protein receptor, type IAa isoform X1: protein MHGTLVCLVEMGVCMLLVLRVQAGQNPDHVLHGTGMKADSARSGDGSTVAPEDAERFLSCYCSGHCPEDAKNNTCMTNGQCFAIIEEDEHGEVFLTSGCMKFEGSHFQCKDSPRAQTRRTIECCQKDFCNRDLQPTLPPPPDPVCHLCGLPENPHWLAFMISMTVCCCTLICITVVCYYRYKWQTERQRYHRDLEQDEAFIPVGESLKDLINQSQTSGSGSGLPLLVQRTIAKQIQTVRLIGKGRYGEVWLGRWRGEKVAVKVFFTREEASWFRETEIYQTVLMRHENILGFIAADINGTGASTQLYLITDYHENGSLCDYLKFTTLDTAALLRLAYSAACGLCHLHTEIYGTQGKPAIAHRDLKSKNILIKKNGTCCIADLGLAVKFNSDTNEVDVPLNTRVGTRRYMAPEVLDETMNKNHFQAYIMADIYSYGLVVWEMARRCVTGGIAEEYQLPYYEMVPSDPSYEDMLEVVCVKGLRPTVSNRWNSDECLRAMLKLMSECWAPNPASRLTILRVKKTLAKMVESQDIKI, encoded by the exons AGGACGCTGAACGCTTCCTCAGCTGCTACTGCTCAGGACACTGCCCCGAAGATGCCAAGAACAACACCTGCAT GACGAACGGCCAGTGCTTCGCCATTATCGAGGAGGACGAGCACGGCGAAGTGTTCCTGACCTCAGGCTGCATGAAGTTCGAAGGCTCCCACTTTCAGTGCAAG GACTCTCCCAGGGCGCAGACAAGGAGGACCATTGAGTGCTGCCAGAAAGACTTCTGTAACCGAGACCTCCAGCCCACCCTCCCCCCTCCGCCAGACCCAG TGTGTCATTTGTGTGGTCTGCCAGAGAACCCTCACTGGCTGGCCTTCATGATCTCCATGACGGTCTGCTGCTGCACGCTCATCTGTATCACAGTGGTGTGTTACTACAG atacaAATGGCAGACAGAACGTCAGAGATACCACCGGGACTTGGAGCAGGATGAGGCCTTCATCCCGGTGGGAGAATCTCTCAAAGACCTCATCAACCAGTCGCAGACCTCTGGCAGTGGCTCTGGGCTCCCTCTGCTG GTCCAGCGCACCATCGCCAAGCAAATCCAAACAGTGCGTCTGATCGGGAAGGGGCGCTACGGGGAGGTGTGGCTGGGACGCTGGCGGGGAGAGAAGGTTGCGGTCAAGGTCTTCTTCACCCGCGAGGAGGCCAGCTGGTTCCGAGAGACCGAGATCTACCAGACGGTTCTCATGAGGCACGAGAACATACTGG gctTCATTGCGGCGGACATCAACGGCACGGGCGCCTCCACGCAGCTGTACCTGATCACGGACTACCACGAGAACGGCTCGCTGTGTGACTACCTCAAGTTCACCACGCTGGACACGGCGGCGCTGCTGCGTCTGGCCTACTCGGCCGCCTGCGGCCTCTGCCACCTGCACACCGAGATCTACGGGACGCAGGGCAAGCCGGCCATCGCCCACCGTGACCTCAAGAGCAAGAACATACTCATCAAGAAGAACGGAACCTGCTGCATCGCCGATCTCGGCCTGGCCGTCAAGTTCAATAG TGACACCAATGAGGTGGACGTCCCCCTGAACACGCGCGTGGGCACGCGGCGGTACATGGCGCCCGAGGTCTTGGACGAGACCATGAACAAGAACCACTTCCAGGCGTACATCATGGCCGACATCTACAGCTACGGCCTGGTGGTGTGGGAGATGGCACGGCGCTGTGTCACTGGAG GAATAGCTGAGGAGTACCAGCTGCCATACTACGAGATGGTGCCGTCAGACCCATCCTATGAGGAcatgctggaggtggtgtgtgtcaaAGGCCTGCGGCCGACTGTGTCCAACCGCTGGAACAGCGACGAG TGCCTGCGAGCCATGCTGAAGCTGATGTCCGAGTGCTGGGCCCCCAACCCCGCCTCACGGCTGACCATCCTCCGGGTCAAGAAGACCCTCGCGAAGATGGTGGAATCGCAAGACATCAAAATCTGA
- the bmpr1aa gene encoding bone morphogenetic protein receptor, type IAa isoform X2 has protein sequence MHGTLVCLVEMGVCMLLVLRVQAGQNPDHVLHGTGMKADSARSGDGSTVAPEDAERFLSCYCSGHCPEDAKNNTCMTNGQCFAIIEEDEHGEVFLTSGCMKFEGSHFQCKDSPRAQTRRTIECCQKDFCNRDLQPTLPPPPDPENPHWLAFMISMTVCCCTLICITVVCYYRYKWQTERQRYHRDLEQDEAFIPVGESLKDLINQSQTSGSGSGLPLLVQRTIAKQIQTVRLIGKGRYGEVWLGRWRGEKVAVKVFFTREEASWFRETEIYQTVLMRHENILGFIAADINGTGASTQLYLITDYHENGSLCDYLKFTTLDTAALLRLAYSAACGLCHLHTEIYGTQGKPAIAHRDLKSKNILIKKNGTCCIADLGLAVKFNSDTNEVDVPLNTRVGTRRYMAPEVLDETMNKNHFQAYIMADIYSYGLVVWEMARRCVTGGIAEEYQLPYYEMVPSDPSYEDMLEVVCVKGLRPTVSNRWNSDECLRAMLKLMSECWAPNPASRLTILRVKKTLAKMVESQDIKI, from the exons AGGACGCTGAACGCTTCCTCAGCTGCTACTGCTCAGGACACTGCCCCGAAGATGCCAAGAACAACACCTGCAT GACGAACGGCCAGTGCTTCGCCATTATCGAGGAGGACGAGCACGGCGAAGTGTTCCTGACCTCAGGCTGCATGAAGTTCGAAGGCTCCCACTTTCAGTGCAAG GACTCTCCCAGGGCGCAGACAAGGAGGACCATTGAGTGCTGCCAGAAAGACTTCTGTAACCGAGACCTCCAGCCCACCCTCCCCCCTCCGCCAGACCCAG AGAACCCTCACTGGCTGGCCTTCATGATCTCCATGACGGTCTGCTGCTGCACGCTCATCTGTATCACAGTGGTGTGTTACTACAG atacaAATGGCAGACAGAACGTCAGAGATACCACCGGGACTTGGAGCAGGATGAGGCCTTCATCCCGGTGGGAGAATCTCTCAAAGACCTCATCAACCAGTCGCAGACCTCTGGCAGTGGCTCTGGGCTCCCTCTGCTG GTCCAGCGCACCATCGCCAAGCAAATCCAAACAGTGCGTCTGATCGGGAAGGGGCGCTACGGGGAGGTGTGGCTGGGACGCTGGCGGGGAGAGAAGGTTGCGGTCAAGGTCTTCTTCACCCGCGAGGAGGCCAGCTGGTTCCGAGAGACCGAGATCTACCAGACGGTTCTCATGAGGCACGAGAACATACTGG gctTCATTGCGGCGGACATCAACGGCACGGGCGCCTCCACGCAGCTGTACCTGATCACGGACTACCACGAGAACGGCTCGCTGTGTGACTACCTCAAGTTCACCACGCTGGACACGGCGGCGCTGCTGCGTCTGGCCTACTCGGCCGCCTGCGGCCTCTGCCACCTGCACACCGAGATCTACGGGACGCAGGGCAAGCCGGCCATCGCCCACCGTGACCTCAAGAGCAAGAACATACTCATCAAGAAGAACGGAACCTGCTGCATCGCCGATCTCGGCCTGGCCGTCAAGTTCAATAG TGACACCAATGAGGTGGACGTCCCCCTGAACACGCGCGTGGGCACGCGGCGGTACATGGCGCCCGAGGTCTTGGACGAGACCATGAACAAGAACCACTTCCAGGCGTACATCATGGCCGACATCTACAGCTACGGCCTGGTGGTGTGGGAGATGGCACGGCGCTGTGTCACTGGAG GAATAGCTGAGGAGTACCAGCTGCCATACTACGAGATGGTGCCGTCAGACCCATCCTATGAGGAcatgctggaggtggtgtgtgtcaaAGGCCTGCGGCCGACTGTGTCCAACCGCTGGAACAGCGACGAG TGCCTGCGAGCCATGCTGAAGCTGATGTCCGAGTGCTGGGCCCCCAACCCCGCCTCACGGCTGACCATCCTCCGGGTCAAGAAGACCCTCGCGAAGATGGTGGAATCGCAAGACATCAAAATCTGA